A genomic window from Sphingobacterium spiritivorum includes:
- a CDS encoding single-stranded DNA-binding protein, whose amino-acid sequence MNIIGRLTRDAEVRTTSQGKQVVNFSVAINDSYRNKQGERIEQTTYFDCAYWISAKIATLLTKGTLVELTGRVSPRAWVSKDGEPRAGLNFHTSNIKLFGGSKRTDTVQATAQSKSNVFTSQETEDLPF is encoded by the coding sequence ATGAACATTATCGGAAGATTGACGAGAGATGCGGAAGTACGCACAACGTCACAGGGCAAACAAGTGGTAAACTTTTCAGTAGCCATCAACGACAGCTACCGAAACAAGCAGGGCGAACGAATTGAGCAAACCACCTATTTCGATTGTGCCTACTGGATTTCTGCAAAGATAGCAACACTACTGACCAAAGGCACATTGGTAGAACTTACAGGGCGAGTAAGCCCAAGAGCGTGGGTAAGTAAAGACGGAGAACCAAGAGCAGGGCTGAATTTCCATACTTCAAACATCAAACTGTTCGGAGGTAGTAAGAGAACGGACACCGTACAAGCTACTGCACAATCTAAAAGTAACGTATTTACATCGCAGGAAACAGAAGATTTACCATTCTAA
- a CDS encoding helix-turn-helix domain-containing protein codes for MKVELITKEDFENFKKELFEEIRKYRGRLRGAEPEPKEWLKSYEVRKLLGISPGTLQNLRINGTLAYTKIGGLMYYRYHDIQKLMNGKNDDS; via the coding sequence ATGAAAGTAGAACTGATTACTAAAGAGGATTTTGAAAACTTTAAAAAGGAGCTTTTTGAGGAAATAAGAAAATACAGAGGGCGTTTAAGAGGTGCAGAACCAGAACCTAAAGAATGGCTAAAGAGCTATGAAGTCAGGAAATTATTAGGGATTTCACCAGGCACTTTACAAAATTTAAGAATAAATGGAACGTTAGCTTATACAAAAATCGGAGGATTGATGTACTACCGATACCATGATATCCAAAAATTGATGAACGGAAAAAATGATGATAGCTAA
- a CDS encoding site-specific integrase, with protein MKSRNTFGIQFVLRLPKNKIDEMGTVYARITVNGRRTEISLKSKISIKNWNEGKGRAKGKREEIVKLNSHMEQVRSLIFDCYNQLIQQSKPVSIEAVKALYLGEDIEERITILKLITYHKQVSEHKLAAGTIKNYHTTESYIKKFLKESYKKNDLLLDELNFRFILDFESFLTNYKPIDHHKPLNNNGIMKHMERLRKMINLAITMDWLERDPFAKYKLRFEKVERGHLSKEELEILENKTFSIERLQSVLDMFLFSCYTGLAYIDISNLSRENIMKGIDGKDWLMTKRQKTDTLVKVPLLYQASTIIKNYKEHPVAKASGTIFPVISNQRMNGYLKEIADICGISKNLTFHLARHTFATTVTLSNGVPIESVSKMLGHTSIRTTQIYAKVLEHKLSEDMNNLRLRMVSTKQSG; from the coding sequence ATGAAGAGTAGAAACACCTTTGGGATTCAATTCGTATTACGGTTGCCCAAAAACAAAATTGATGAAATGGGAACAGTTTATGCAAGGATCACCGTAAACGGTCGCCGAACCGAAATATCATTAAAGAGCAAGATTTCCATCAAAAACTGGAATGAGGGAAAAGGTAGAGCAAAAGGAAAGCGAGAAGAAATTGTAAAGCTGAACAGCCATATGGAGCAAGTGCGGTCATTGATTTTTGATTGTTACAATCAGCTCATACAACAGAGTAAACCTGTAAGTATTGAAGCCGTAAAAGCCTTGTATCTTGGAGAAGATATAGAAGAGAGAATAACAATTTTGAAGCTGATTACCTATCATAAACAGGTATCGGAACATAAACTAGCTGCTGGAACAATAAAAAACTACCATACAACGGAATCATATATCAAGAAATTCTTAAAGGAAAGTTATAAAAAGAATGACTTGCTACTGGACGAGTTGAATTTTCGGTTTATTCTAGATTTTGAATCGTTTCTTACGAATTATAAACCCATAGATCACCATAAACCGTTAAATAATAACGGTATCATGAAGCACATGGAGCGCTTGCGAAAGATGATTAATTTAGCCATTACAATGGATTGGTTGGAGAGGGATCCATTTGCCAAATATAAACTTCGGTTTGAAAAGGTAGAACGAGGACATCTATCAAAAGAAGAGCTGGAAATACTTGAAAACAAGACCTTTTCTATAGAACGTCTGCAATCTGTATTGGATATGTTTTTGTTCAGTTGTTATACCGGACTTGCTTATATTGATATTTCTAATCTTAGTCGAGAAAATATTATGAAGGGAATTGATGGCAAGGACTGGCTTATGACCAAACGCCAAAAAACGGATACCCTTGTAAAAGTTCCTTTGCTCTATCAGGCTTCTACTATTATTAAGAACTATAAAGAGCATCCTGTAGCAAAAGCAAGCGGCACCATTTTTCCTGTAATATCCAATCAACGTATGAATGGTTATCTCAAAGAGATTGCCGATATCTGTGGCATTAGCAAAAACCTGACATTTCATTTGGCTAGACATACATTTGCTACAACGGTTACATTGAGTAACGGTGTTCCTATTGAATCTGTAAGCAAAATGCTCGGACATACCTCAATAAGAACAACACAAATCTATGCTAAGGTACTTGAGCATAAATTGAGCGAAGACATGAATAATCTTCGTTTGAGAATGGTCTCAACTAAGCAATCAGGATAA
- a CDS encoding site-specific integrase gives MKVNFYLDKPYNPDISPEKVKQELAKVGGKKKNLAQKFWNPSPTALYLFFSPDKSCRIKYRTNYKILPKSWDFEKERLKPSASGALEFNVELNNLANCCTREAMRKKETNQFLSKEDYKQIVQDCIDRDNAVNSEISISHLKTQFLSYKSNFVKEGTLKEYRTVFKGLEDFEKHKGTKLILREMDGKFLDQFEVFLSRKKNTNDGDKEGLLNDTIHKYISTLKVFLKWCNDNDYLVHPDVFKTQKTNFKKKAYNEIIALSESEIQKLMNHDLSDRPSLERVRDLFCLLCYTGQRFEDLINFDPKDIKNNAWDFISVKVKKRVIVPFEGYIAPAKDILERIGYSVPKISNQKFNEYIKTVGKLAGMDEIIKITRYSGKQKLVIEKRKYDFLSSHVGRRSMVTNLLSRNVPITLVQKLTAHSDIRTLMKYESANTDSLIDALNKF, from the coding sequence ATGAAAGTGAATTTTTATTTAGATAAGCCCTATAATCCCGATATTTCGCCTGAAAAGGTCAAACAGGAATTGGCAAAGGTTGGAGGGAAAAAGAAGAACCTTGCACAAAAGTTCTGGAATCCATCGCCCACTGCACTGTATCTCTTCTTTTCACCGGATAAATCCTGTAGGATAAAATACAGGACAAACTATAAGATATTGCCCAAAAGTTGGGATTTTGAAAAGGAAAGGCTTAAACCAAGTGCCAGCGGAGCGTTGGAATTCAATGTTGAACTGAACAACCTTGCAAACTGCTGTACAAGGGAAGCAATGCGAAAAAAAGAAACAAACCAGTTTCTTTCCAAAGAGGATTATAAACAGATTGTACAGGACTGTATTGACAGGGACAATGCCGTCAATAGTGAAATATCCATTTCCCACCTGAAAACCCAGTTCCTTTCCTACAAATCCAATTTTGTCAAAGAGGGTACGTTAAAAGAATACCGGACAGTCTTTAAGGGATTGGAGGATTTTGAGAAGCATAAGGGAACAAAACTTATCCTTAGGGAAATGGACGGTAAATTTCTCGATCAGTTTGAGGTATTTCTAAGCAGGAAAAAGAACACGAACGATGGAGATAAAGAGGGCTTGCTGAATGACACCATCCACAAGTACATCTCCACGTTAAAGGTATTCCTAAAGTGGTGCAACGACAATGATTATTTGGTGCATCCCGATGTCTTCAAGACCCAGAAGACAAACTTTAAGAAGAAAGCCTACAATGAGATCATTGCCCTGTCAGAATCCGAAATACAGAAACTGATGAACCATGATCTTTCGGACAGACCCAGTCTGGAAAGGGTACGGGATCTGTTCTGTCTATTGTGCTACACAGGGCAAAGATTTGAGGATCTGATCAACTTTGACCCAAAGGACATAAAAAACAATGCTTGGGACTTCATTTCGGTAAAAGTCAAAAAAAGGGTGATCGTACCTTTTGAGGGGTATATTGCCCCAGCAAAGGATATCTTGGAGCGTATCGGTTACTCCGTGCCCAAGATATCCAACCAGAAGTTCAATGAATATATCAAAACTGTCGGCAAACTGGCAGGAATGGACGAAATCATAAAGATCACAAGGTATTCAGGTAAGCAAAAGCTGGTGATAGAAAAAAGGAAGTACGACTTCCTATCGAGCCATGTCGGCAGAAGATCAATGGTAACGAACCTATTGAGCAGGAACGTACCCATTACACTTGTGCAGAAACTGACCGCACATTCCGACATAAGGACTTTAATGAAATACGAATCGGCAAACACGGATTCGTTAATCGATGCACTGAACAAATTTTAA
- a CDS encoding coiled-coil domain-containing protein, whose amino-acid sequence MNSKYFRRRKPFDFDPHPLDVGVPFSKNDTHADVHFLIKVQRLPESQLEDLFLRHFNYYKAEFNDTDGREFFKELWQTVNSELKKERSKSQEKLSATQKRRNDLRIQKFQYFIENILPKYDRWNFTVSLSKKYEIVSEQLLQEVKSKTQIEFQRTQELIDSAFTKLANSSNASTESNINTIKTILENYLDSNKEEQEELKKQFIQKQNLDRLLAQYNTTLKELDEFKEQVKKLKKEKSRLNSLDHHKINILNGDKLNLIALFDEFMKAKIIINGKAETFLGTNAHITWAKIISNHFLEHDKPIPFGTVENYFCDGKPTDIDNSDRKFKIIPIE is encoded by the coding sequence ATGAACAGTAAATATTTCAGAAGAAGAAAACCGTTTGACTTTGATCCGCATCCATTGGACGTGGGCGTCCCTTTTTCCAAGAACGATACGCATGCGGATGTACACTTTCTTATAAAAGTTCAGCGACTTCCAGAGAGTCAACTTGAAGATCTCTTTTTGCGCCACTTCAACTATTACAAAGCTGAATTCAACGATACTGACGGCAGAGAGTTTTTTAAAGAATTATGGCAGACTGTTAATTCCGAGCTAAAAAAGGAAAGAAGCAAATCACAGGAAAAGCTGTCGGCGACACAGAAAAGAAGAAACGACCTTAGAATACAGAAATTCCAGTATTTCATCGAGAATATCCTTCCCAAATATGACCGATGGAATTTCACGGTAAGTCTGTCAAAAAAATATGAGATAGTCAGCGAGCAACTATTGCAAGAAGTAAAGAGCAAAACTCAAATAGAATTCCAGCGGACACAGGAATTGATCGATTCGGCATTTACGAAACTTGCCAATTCATCCAATGCAAGTACAGAATCCAATATAAATACCATAAAAACTATTCTGGAGAACTATCTAGATTCGAACAAAGAGGAACAGGAAGAATTAAAAAAGCAATTCATCCAGAAACAAAATCTCGATCGTTTGCTAGCACAGTATAATACGACATTAAAAGAATTGGATGAATTTAAAGAACAGGTTAAAAAGCTCAAAAAAGAGAAATCCCGATTGAATTCCTTGGATCATCATAAAATCAATATACTGAACGGCGACAAACTTAATCTGATCGCGTTGTTTGATGAATTTATGAAAGCAAAGATAATAATCAACGGAAAAGCAGAAACATTCCTAGGGACTAACGCCCATATAACATGGGCAAAAATCATTTCCAATCATTTTTTGGAACATGATAAGCCAATTCCATTCGGAACAGTAGAGAACTATTTTTGTGACGGTAAACCCACCGACATTGACAATTCAGATCGCAAATTCAAAATTATTCCAATTGAATAG
- a CDS encoding helix-turn-helix domain-containing protein, producing the protein MITLDRNALRDCVKDAVREELQVFISKVGNMDDPPQKKQPTKLMTKKEMANELDISLVSLTEWMKQGRIPYKRMGKRIYFNKEDVMASMTNFNHNKGGK; encoded by the coding sequence ATGATTACACTGGATCGAAATGCCCTTAGAGATTGTGTCAAGGATGCAGTTAGGGAAGAACTACAGGTTTTTATTTCAAAGGTTGGTAATATGGACGATCCTCCGCAAAAAAAGCAACCGACAAAACTAATGACCAAAAAGGAAATGGCAAACGAGCTTGATATTTCCCTTGTCAGCCTGACCGAATGGATGAAACAGGGGCGTATTCCCTATAAACGTATGGGAAAGCGCATTTACTTCAACAAAGAAGATGTTATGGCATCCATGACGAACTTCAACCATAACAAAGGAGGTAAATAA
- a CDS encoding AAA family ATPase, whose translation MITISNSDSVIGTLGNFSASTGKAKSRKTFNVISLVAAALSGKQILQYKVKVPINRPLVLYCDTEQSRFHCHRLISRVYKLINYPTTEVHENLKFISLREYPTKERISIIEYALSKYAGKICLVIIDGIRDLVYDINNATEATEITGKLMKWSQELNIHIHTVLHLNKGDDNTRGHLGTELNNKAESILQVTKSDLDTNYSTVAPKFIRDIEFEPFTFFIDDGLPVLDENFDLSGTVSRKGFDYQELSKENHREVLQEMFNGSEITCTYDEYVGRLRNAYLAKGFNFGINKAKQLKTFLENKRMVIKNDKTYRFNPEFYY comes from the coding sequence ATGATAACAATCAGCAATTCCGATTCCGTTATCGGTACATTAGGAAATTTCAGCGCATCCACCGGAAAGGCCAAGAGTAGGAAAACATTCAATGTGATTTCATTGGTCGCTGCTGCATTGAGCGGAAAACAGATATTACAGTATAAGGTCAAAGTTCCCATAAACCGTCCATTGGTACTGTACTGCGATACGGAGCAGAGCAGATTCCATTGCCACAGGTTGATTTCAAGGGTTTACAAACTCATAAATTACCCGACAACGGAAGTCCATGAAAACCTAAAATTTATATCCCTGAGGGAATACCCCACTAAAGAGCGCATAAGTATCATCGAATATGCCCTGTCCAAATATGCGGGCAAAATATGTCTGGTCATCATAGACGGGATCAGGGATCTTGTTTACGACATCAATAATGCTACGGAAGCGACCGAAATTACCGGCAAGCTGATGAAATGGTCACAGGAGCTGAATATACACATCCATACCGTACTGCACCTAAACAAGGGTGATGACAACACCAGAGGGCATTTGGGGACAGAATTGAACAATAAGGCTGAATCCATATTACAGGTCACCAAAAGCGATCTGGATACAAACTACAGCACCGTGGCGCCAAAGTTCATCAGGGATATCGAGTTTGAGCCATTTACCTTTTTTATCGATGATGGTTTGCCCGTACTGGATGAGAACTTTGACCTGTCAGGTACAGTATCGAGAAAGGGATTCGACTATCAGGAGCTTTCCAAAGAGAACCATCGGGAAGTGTTACAGGAAATGTTCAACGGCAGTGAAATAACCTGCACATATGATGAATATGTTGGCAGATTACGGAATGCGTATCTGGCAAAGGGCTTCAATTTCGGCATCAATAAAGCCAAACAGCTGAAGACATTTCTGGAAAACAAACGGATGGTCATCAAAAACGATAAGACCTACCGGTTCAACCCTGAATTCTATTATTAA
- a CDS encoding toprim domain-containing protein, with product MNSREAWFKNPFNGGDERTASTKLDIHRNIWYSHSEGFGGNNIDFLMKFLDTENLSTVLDWADERKNIFSFHQQTVLDKVQVMQQENERAYTILSVEPLGNKALTDYLTDVRKIDIEIARVYCQEIYYRTAKGQTYFAASFKNDAGGYELRNSYDKRSLLTKGITTIDNGNKDVVLFEGFTDLLSFMTLKKNAGKPYLNTNFCILNTTANLQKAYPFLGRHNGITSYLDTDSSGLKSYNSLRSHFEKTHTVKNGMEELQRQDNRIKDVNDYLIFTSSKEQTQNIQSGRKLSNR from the coding sequence ATGAACAGCCGTGAAGCATGGTTTAAAAACCCATTCAATGGAGGAGACGAAAGAACGGCTTCGACAAAGTTGGATATCCATAGGAATATCTGGTACTCGCATTCGGAAGGATTCGGAGGAAATAACATTGACTTCCTGATGAAGTTTTTGGATACGGAAAACCTATCAACTGTTTTAGATTGGGCTGATGAAAGAAAAAATATCTTTTCTTTTCACCAGCAGACCGTATTGGATAAAGTACAGGTCATGCAACAAGAAAATGAACGCGCTTACACCATCCTTTCCGTTGAGCCTCTCGGAAACAAAGCTCTGACAGACTATCTGACCGACGTACGCAAAATAGATATTGAAATTGCCAGAGTATACTGTCAGGAAATCTATTACCGGACGGCAAAAGGACAGACGTACTTTGCCGCAAGTTTTAAGAATGATGCAGGTGGATACGAACTGCGCAACAGCTATGATAAACGCTCCCTATTGACAAAGGGGATCACCACGATCGATAACGGCAACAAAGATGTTGTTTTGTTTGAGGGCTTCACGGATCTGCTATCCTTTATGACGTTAAAAAAGAATGCAGGTAAGCCGTATCTAAATACGAACTTCTGTATCCTGAATACGACCGCCAATCTGCAAAAAGCATATCCATTCTTAGGGCGACATAACGGAATAACAAGCTATCTGGACACAGATAGCAGTGGTTTAAAATCGTACAACAGTTTGCGAAGCCATTTTGAAAAAACGCACACCGTAAAAAATGGAATGGAAGAATTGCAGAGGCAAGACAACAGGATCAAGGATGTCAATGACTATCTGATTTTCACATCATCCAAAGAACAGACCCAAAATATTCAATCGGGAAGAAAACTATCGAATAGGTAG
- a CDS encoding plasmid mobilization protein, giving the protein MKNNKKKGGRPALENKKQFRINVRFDESEHNRVLHNAKIAGMSKSEWVRKSAILRKITPRFTEEQLKAFRAITGASNNLNQLTKKAHQSGLIEVTQECKNTIHHINHCINKLLHHDSEDN; this is encoded by the coding sequence ATGAAAAATAACAAGAAAAAAGGCGGAAGACCCGCACTCGAAAATAAAAAACAGTTCAGGATCAATGTCCGTTTCGATGAAAGCGAACATAACAGAGTTTTGCATAATGCAAAAATTGCAGGTATGAGCAAATCGGAATGGGTACGCAAATCTGCGATCCTACGAAAAATTACACCTAGGTTTACCGAAGAACAATTGAAAGCTTTTAGGGCGATTACTGGGGCTTCGAACAATCTAAATCAGCTAACTAAAAAAGCACACCAGTCTGGACTGATTGAGGTGACACAGGAATGCAAAAATACGATCCATCACATTAACCATTGTATCAATAAACTACTGCACCATGATAGCGAAGATAATTGA
- a CDS encoding relaxase/mobilization nuclease domain-containing protein, whose translation MIAKIIEGRSFGGCVGYALKKDSEIIHVNGLRTDSAKTITQDFNFQRMLNPRLGKAVGHIILSWNTEDKNKLNNDIMLSAAKRYLSKLDIRDTQCLMVRHHDRQHDHIHIIFNRVNDHGKTISNSNQRYKSFKACKELNALYGFKQSEGKRNVNRGRLKGNDLTKYQIYDTVKAGIRHSKNWKELQNYIRYRGVEMQFKYRLGSDEVQGISFIKDEQTFRGSAIDRSLSFGQIDKALNSIDNSIELNQITGSYVSKDHSIDRNIGETLGHITSALFSNPEITPEQDDPLIKKRKKKENYGLKR comes from the coding sequence ATGATAGCGAAGATAATTGAGGGCCGATCTTTCGGCGGATGCGTTGGATACGCCCTGAAAAAAGATAGTGAGATTATCCATGTAAATGGATTACGGACGGATTCGGCAAAGACCATCACACAGGACTTTAATTTTCAGCGGATGCTGAATCCAAGATTGGGCAAGGCAGTCGGACACATTATTCTTTCGTGGAATACAGAAGATAAAAACAAGCTGAATAATGACATCATGCTATCCGCAGCTAAGCGTTATTTATCAAAATTAGATATTAGGGATACCCAATGCTTAATGGTGCGCCACCACGACCGCCAACATGATCATATCCATATTATTTTTAATCGGGTAAACGATCATGGCAAAACTATCTCCAATAGCAATCAGCGGTATAAGAGCTTTAAAGCTTGTAAAGAATTAAATGCATTATATGGCTTTAAGCAGTCCGAAGGAAAACGAAATGTCAACAGAGGTAGACTGAAAGGTAATGATCTAACGAAATACCAAATTTACGACACCGTCAAGGCAGGCATACGACACAGTAAAAACTGGAAGGAACTACAAAATTATATCCGTTACAGAGGTGTGGAAATGCAGTTTAAATATAGATTGGGGTCGGATGAGGTTCAAGGTATTTCGTTCATCAAAGATGAACAGACATTTCGGGGTTCTGCCATAGACCGCTCATTGAGCTTCGGACAGATCGACAAGGCTTTAAATAGCATAGATAATTCTATTGAACTAAATCAAATTACTGGAAGCTATGTTTCGAAGGATCATTCTATAGACAGAAATATCGGAGAAACACTTGGTCACATAACATCAGCTTTATTTTCGAACCCCGAAATTACACCAGAGCAAGATGATCCGTTGATCAAGAAAAGAAAAAAGAAAGAGAATTACGGACTAAAACGTTAA
- a CDS encoding GNAT family N-acetyltransferase yields MKTLQFKRAKPNDSELLSETAFKSKKIWNYSDEQMNLWTNELTITDSYIKRNKVFKIFDSKNFLGFCSLVYKEKHIEIDHFWLLPENIGKEYGKKTFDFIKETAKESSSNIIRVYAEPNSNGFYRKMGGKIIQRKESKIKGRFLNVYEFEV; encoded by the coding sequence ATGAAAACATTACAATTTAAACGAGCCAAACCAAACGATTCAGAACTTTTATCAGAAACCGCATTTAAGTCTAAGAAAATTTGGAACTATTCAGATGAACAGATGAATTTATGGACAAACGAATTGACAATAACAGATTCCTATATTAAAAGAAATAAAGTTTTTAAAATATTCGATAGCAAAAATTTTTTAGGTTTTTGCTCTCTTGTCTATAAGGAAAAACATATTGAAATAGACCACTTTTGGCTTTTACCTGAAAATATTGGGAAGGAATATGGGAAAAAAACTTTTGATTTCATCAAAGAAACAGCTAAAGAAAGCAGCTCGAATATTATAAGAGTTTATGCGGAACCTAATTCTAACGGTTTTTATAGAAAAATGGGTGGAAAAATAATCCAAAGAAAAGAGAGTAAAATAAAAGGACGATTTTTAAATGTCTATGAATTTGAAGTTTAA
- a CDS encoding aminoglycoside 6-adenylyltransferase AadS, whose amino-acid sequence MKVREEKLRTIIEWSEKNEDVRVLLLTSSLVNPLALVDEFSDLDIEFVFEDNTNYISDKSWTLKFGNPIAMIEEDESCFNHKHAMKMLLYEDGVKVDFKLYSKSKFIKETQEKELPEDWDIGYKILIDKDGITKQMLKPTYQISIIKKPSEKEFQNLINDFWWDTTYVAKCLVRDEIFYAKFMSETVIRTEYLIPLIEWHIASEHNWNITTNKYGRLFKKYLNQEMWAKTEQTFSGSDIKENWTALFSMTDLVSEIGTELSKKLEYKYPDKLENDIRKYLAGLKPKT is encoded by the coding sequence ATGAAAGTCAGAGAAGAAAAGTTAAGAACAATTATAGAATGGTCGGAGAAAAACGAAGATGTAAGAGTTCTTCTTCTGACAAGTTCACTTGTAAATCCTTTAGCACTTGTTGACGAATTTAGTGATTTAGACATTGAATTTGTTTTTGAGGATAATACAAATTACATTTCAGACAAAAGCTGGACGCTTAAATTCGGAAATCCAATTGCTATGATTGAAGAAGACGAAAGTTGTTTTAACCATAAACACGCAATGAAAATGCTACTTTATGAAGACGGTGTGAAAGTAGATTTTAAACTTTACAGCAAATCAAAATTTATAAAGGAAACGCAAGAGAAAGAATTACCAGAAGATTGGGATATTGGTTATAAAATTTTAATTGATAAAGATGGTATTACAAAGCAAATGCTGAAACCAACTTATCAAATTTCCATTATCAAAAAACCGTCTGAAAAAGAGTTTCAAAATCTAATAAACGATTTTTGGTGGGACACAACTTACGTGGCAAAGTGTCTTGTGAGAGATGAAATATTCTATGCGAAATTTATGTCGGAAACCGTTATTCGCACAGAATATTTAATTCCTTTAATTGAATGGCACATTGCAAGTGAACACAATTGGAACATAACGACCAATAAATATGGACGGCTTTTCAAAAAGTATCTTAACCAGGAAATGTGGGCTAAAACAGAACAAACATTTTCAGGGAGCGATATAAAGGAAAATTGGACTGCTCTATTTTCAATGACTGATTTAGTTTCAGAAATAGGAACTGAATTGTCAAAAAAATTAGAGTACAAATACCCGGATAAATTAGAAAATGACATACGAAAATATTTAGCTGGACTAAAACCCAAAACATAA
- a CDS encoding tyrosine-type recombinase/integrase has product MNSEIILETFEKRLLMQRYAGNTIRSYKDYASIFLKHVSKYPSLEEIPLSDIEAFINEKVQNGKISVSYQKGLVGAIKKMYELILDKKIQLDYLYPKRSFSKLPKFFSKEEVRNILDNTQNLKHKAILMTIYSCGLRLSELLNLKIKDIKSSDGIIRIHQSKGNKDRIVSLPDKLLATLRHYYQAFKPKEYLFEGERGGKYSERSVQLILKKALIKANVQSEGSVHTLRHSYATHLIQSGIDIRIVKELLGHENIKTTMIYTHITDIDKQKTPSPLDFL; this is encoded by the coding sequence ATGAATAGCGAAATCATACTTGAAACCTTCGAAAAGAGATTGCTGATGCAGAGATATGCTGGCAATACCATTAGATCGTACAAGGATTACGCTAGTATATTTCTTAAACATGTTAGCAAATATCCCTCCCTTGAAGAAATTCCACTGTCAGATATTGAGGCGTTTATAAACGAAAAAGTTCAAAATGGGAAAATTAGTGTTTCCTATCAAAAAGGATTAGTGGGCGCAATCAAGAAGATGTACGAACTGATATTGGACAAAAAAATCCAACTGGATTACTTATACCCGAAACGATCATTTTCTAAATTACCTAAATTCTTTTCAAAAGAAGAAGTAAGAAATATTCTCGATAACACTCAAAATCTAAAACACAAGGCTATTCTGATGACAATCTATAGTTGTGGACTACGTCTTAGCGAACTGTTGAATCTCAAAATCAAAGACATAAAATCTTCCGATGGAATTATCAGAATCCATCAAAGCAAAGGTAATAAAGATCGGATTGTATCATTACCAGACAAATTGCTGGCGACTTTGAGACATTATTATCAAGCATTCAAGCCAAAGGAGTACCTCTTCGAAGGTGAGAGGGGTGGCAAGTATAGCGAACGAAGTGTACAGTTGATTCTGAAAAAAGCATTGATCAAAGCAAATGTTCAGTCGGAAGGCTCTGTACATACATTGCGACATTCTTATGCCACACATTTAATCCAATCAGGTATCGATATCCGAATTGTAAAAGAGTTATTGGGTCATGAAAATATAAAAACGACTATGATCTACACTCATATCACTGACATAGACAAGCAAAAGACTCCTAGCCCTCTTGATTTTTTATAA
- a CDS encoding thioredoxin,-like protein: MNKAILTIILCISILTCCFAQAKDDGFRFEHTEVVHAIKNIQMAIHAKDRNALKKLTTAAIKCQSCTLEKRNIYDPTRVKRKIFLNNLMQHQIIPLDETEENRISIKKDRNYEADLYVTFYSKSSLTNNSKPIYQLLLKRERNIFRLSGIKFLQTD, from the coding sequence ATGAATAAAGCCATCTTAACCATCATTTTATGCATTTCAATACTAACCTGCTGTTTTGCCCAGGCAAAAGATGACGGGTTTAGATTTGAGCATACTGAAGTGGTACATGCAATCAAAAATATTCAGATGGCTATTCATGCAAAAGACCGCAATGCCTTAAAAAAACTTACTACCGCAGCGATAAAATGTCAATCATGTACACTGGAAAAAAGGAATATTTACGATCCTACCCGTGTCAAACGAAAGATATTTCTAAATAATCTCATGCAACATCAGATCATCCCTCTGGATGAAACGGAGGAAAACCGGATTTCCATTAAGAAGGATCGCAATTATGAGGCTGATCTTTATGTAACCTTTTATTCCAAAAGCTCACTTACCAACAACAGCAAACCCATCTATCAGCTATTGCTGAAACGGGAGCGGAATATATTCAGGCTTTCGGGAATTAAATTTTTGCAGACTGACTAA